GCAGAGTACCGGTTCGTCAGTGAATGGAGTCTCATCGTGCGTCTCAATCTCCCGGTAACCCCGGTCGAGCAACGTTTCCCCTCGGGTCAGCGGCTGATTTCTGCCACCGACACCGCCAGCCTGATCACCTACTGCAATCCCGAATTCGCCGCCATCAGTGGTTACAGCGAGGCCGAGCTGATCGGCAGCCCGCACAATCTGGTGCGCCACCCGGACATGCCCGCAGCGGTGTACGAGTTGATGTGGCGTTACCTGAAAGCCGGCAAGAGCTGGATGGGCATCGTAAAGAACCGCTGCCGCAATGGCGACTTCTACTGGGTCAATGCCTACGTCACGCCGATCCTGGAAGGTGGCCGGGTGATCGGCTACGAGTCGGTACGGGTCTGCCCGACCCGCGAGCAGGTGCGCCGTGCCGAGGCCCTGTATGCACGCTTGCGCCAGGGCCAGTCGGCGCTGCCGAAGGGGCGCCGCCTGGCCCTGCTGGCCCAGGCCTTGGCCTTGCCACTGCTGGGTGGGTTGTTGGCGGTTGGCGCCAATCAGCTCTGGTCAGGCTGGCCCGGCCATGCGGTAACCTTGGGGTTGTTCGCGGCCTATGGGCTGTGGATGCGCAACGACCTGGGCCGCCAGTTGCGGCGGGTCATACAGGGCGCCGAAGGCACCTTCGCCGACCCGATCGCCGCCCTGACCTACAGCGACTTGCCGGGTGCGGCCGGGCAACTAGAGCTGATTTTGATCGGGGAAGAGGCGCGCCTGAAAACCGCGTTGACCCGCCTCAGTGACCTCGCCACGCAGATGGCAGTGGCGGCTCATGATGCCGGGCGTTTATCGCGCGGTACCGAAACGGCATTGCTGGAACAGCGCGCGGAAACCGACCTGAGCGCAACGGCCATGACCGAGATGACCGCATCGATCGGCGAAGTGGTCAACCATGTGCAGCTCACCGCAGCCGAGGCGCATACCGCGCACCTGCTGGCCGAGCAGGGCAGCCGGGTTGCCGATGCCAGCGGCACGGCGATCCGCGCCTTGGCCGGCACGGTGGACCAGATCAACCAGGCGGTCACCCACCTGGCCGGTCAGACCGGTGCCATCGCCGAGGCTGCCGGGATGATCCGTGGCATTGCCGAACAGACCAACCTGCTGGCCCTCAATGCGGCCATCGAGGCCGCCCGTGCCGGCGAGCAGGGGCGTGGCTTTGCCGTGGTCGCCGACGAGGTGCGGGCACTGGCCGACAAGACCCGGCAATCGACCTTGCATATCCAGGCCATCATCGATGGCCTGCGCAGCGGTGCCGAGGAAGCCGTGGCCATTGCCAGCCAAGGTATCCAGGGTGCCGAGCAGGGCGTTGCGCAGGTACAAGAGGCACAACAGGCACTGCATGGTATTCGTGCGGCGGTGCAACGTATCAGCGACATGAGCCAGCAGATGGCCACGGCCTCGCAGCAGCAGTCCGCAGTGGCCGAAGAGGTGTCGCGGCAAATCAACGGTGTGGCGGGCATTGCTCAGCACAGCGCCCAGAGCGCCAATGCCGCCGCATCGCGCGGTGCCGAGCTGGAAGAGGTGTGCGCCGGATTGCGCGCCCTCGTGGAGCGCTTCAACCGCTAGGGCAGGATGCTTATGGACGATAACTATCGCGCGGCCGTGGACGCGGCCGCGATCTTTTCCGAAACCGATCTGCAGGGTTGCATCACCTATGTCAACCAGCAGTTCTGCAGTATCTCCGGCTACAGCCGTGACGAATTGCTCGGCGCCAACCACCGTATTCTCAATTCCGGCCTGCACGAGCCGGAGTTTTTCGTCGGCATGTGGCGGGCCCTGGCTGCCGGCAAGGTGTGGAAGGGCGAGATCTGCAACCGCGCCAAGGACGGATCGTTGTACTGGGTCGACAGCACCATGGTGCCGCTGGTCGACCCACTGACTGGCAAGGTGCGCAAGTATGTGTCGATTCGCTTCGATGTCACTGAGAAACGTCAGCTGTTGCACACCCTGCAATGGCGGGTGGGGCACGATGTGCTGACGGGCCTGCCGAACCGTGCC
The sequence above is drawn from the Pseudomonas putida genome and encodes:
- a CDS encoding methyl-accepting chemotaxis protein encodes the protein MRRAEALYARLRQGQSALPKGRRLALLAQALALPLLGGLLAVGANQLWSGWPGHAVTLGLFAAYGLWMRNDLGRQLRRVIQGAEGTFADPIAALTYSDLPGAAGQLELILIGEEARLKTALTRLSDLATQMAVAAHDAGRLSRGTETALLEQRAETDLSATAMTEMTASIGEVVNHVQLTAAEAHTAHLLAEQGSRVADASGTAIRALAGTVDQINQAVTHLAGQTGAIAEAAGMIRGIAEQTNLLALNAAIEAARAGEQGRGFAVVADEVRALADKTRQSTLHIQAIIDGLRSGAEEAVAIASQGIQGAEQGVAQVQEAQQALHGIRAAVQRISDMSQQMATASQQQSAVAEEVSRQINGVAGIAQHSAQSANAAASRGAELEEVCAGLRALVERFNR